The region AGGGAGCTGATCCTCCCGGCCGGTTTTGATCATCCACAGCTCAAGCTGGGATTGGTAAGGGTTGAGGCCCACGGCCGCCGCTGCATCGCTGGCGCCAATGCCGGTCTGGCGAACCTTGAGCCAGTCGTTCCGGCTCAGGTCTTTGGTGGAGACCAGCCGCAGGGCGGGCCGTTGCTTGGGTGAGGTAATGCGGGGTGCTTTCATTATCGAGTCTCCCAGACGCACAAAAGCCCCAGCCACGCGTACCGGTGGCTGGGGCTTCTATGAGGTTGACGGTAAATAAAGAAGGAAGAGTAGAGCCGTGGGCTCAGGCGACCATCAGCAGGGCCTCGTCCAGAGCCCGACCTTTGAGCGCCGCGCCCTGGCCGAACCAGGCAGAATCCAGCCGGTTGTCCTGGCTGCGTGCTCGGCGCTCATGGTCTACGAACTGGGTGACGGCATTGAGCAGACCATAGGCGGTGCCTCTGGAGGAGGCGAGATCCGCCCCCAGGCCCTGGCCGTCATACAGCGCTTGCACGCGAGCCATATTGCGCTCGGTACCTTTGCTGATGGAGACCTTGTCCGGATCACCCATGACCCGCAGTAGGAAGTGGTGCGCCTCGCTGTCTTTAACGGAGCGGTTGCTCAAGTGCTTCATCCGGTACATGAACTCGTCCCACGCGGAGACGGTAATGCCCAGCGACCGCTTGACCGCCTTGGCATCAAATACCGAGCGGTGGGGCACCTTCACCGCGCCCGCGCCGCTACCCAGTGCCACGGCCAGGGTGTTATTACACACCACCCGCACACTGGTGAACTGGGCGGTGGTGGCCATGGTGCCGTCACAGGCGGTGGCCAGCAACACATAGCCCTTGGTGGTGTCCTTGCCCTTGAGCGTGGTGTACTGCCCGGTGCGGGCCAGAGCCCAGAGCTTGCGCCCGCCCTTGAGCACGCCCGCCGTCTCCAGCTCGAAGCCGGAGCGCTCGGTCAGATCCCGGTAAAACTCCAGAATCTCCCGAGGCTGGACCACCTTGTACCGGTTGCCCACTACGGACAGTGGGTCGTGGGTGTCCGAGCGATACAGCACCTTGTGATCATCGAAGGGCTTGATCTCGCCCAGGTACTCACGCTGCCCGGCAATAAAGCGTACCGGGGACTCCTGGATCTCCCAATCCATGCCGGCCTGAATGACCCAGTCATCGATGGGAAGACCGGTGTCCAATTGACGACCCAGGCCGTGCCACGGGGTCTGGCCAACATAGGCCATGTTTTCAACGAGATGTGCCATAGTGGTTCTCCTACGGAATAAAGGGCCCAGACCGATAGCGGTCTGAGCAAAGTTTGATCAATGGGGGTGGGCTAAAACCGGTGCTCGCAGCCCAGACAGCGGTAGGCCTGGAATACCTCCTCATCAAGCTTGTCGCCGAGCTTCACGCCGACGGCGCAGCCCGAGAGTCCGCCCACAATGGCGCCAAGCACCGCGCCCGAGGCGGCACCCGCTGGTCCCGCGATAGCTCCGACGGTGTAGCCCAGTCGGGCGCCGCTAGTAGCACTAATGGCCCCGCTGATGGCGCCAGCGGTTGTGCCAACGGTGCCACCGACCTTGCGGCCATAGCGGCTGGGTATAATGCGGTGGGAATCACAACGAGGGCATGCGGTGTGCATAGCCGTATCTCCTATATCAACCAGGGTTTACCGGCGTGCTGGGGCCGGGGTCATGGGGGTGATATAGGTTTGAAACTGTCTGGGATTCGGTTGCCGAGCTGGAGAGGGGGGGGCGATTAATTACGAACTAATATGTGACTAACAAATAAATCGCGATAGGCGTGTCATCATCATTATGATAAGGTTATTATTATAATGATTTTGTGAACGGGTTTCTGGGTGGACCATGTACTTCCCGTAATAACCACAAGCAGTCGCCAACTCGAACGAGCCGGCCCAGATGCCGAACCACAAGCTTGCAGATTTAACACAGCCACAACGTGATCGGCTCGCATTCGTAGAATTGCGTTTGCGCTTTGTCGGGGAGATGCGCCGCCAAGATTCGGTCGCGCGGTTTGGTATTCAGTCTGCCGCAGCATCTAGAGACCTCGCGCTTTACAGAGACTTGGCTCCTAACAACATTAAGTACGACTCCAAGGGCAAGTCCTATATCTTGGGTGCGGGCTTCCGGCCCGTGTTTGACTTCCCCCCCGAGCGGGTGCTGTCGTGGCTGACTCAAGGCTTTGGAGATGGAGAGCCCGTGCGGCTGAAAGCGTGGGTTGCCAGTGAGAGCCCGTCACGAGCCACACCAATAGACTTGGATGTGCTCGCGAGTGTAACTCGGGCTATCTATCAAGAGTGTCCACTTGGCATCGAGCACCACTCGATTTCTAGTGGCCGCTCTGAGCGTGAGATCGTCCCTTTCGCGTTGATCGATAACGGCTTTTGTTGGCTCGTCCGTGCATTCGACCGGAGGACTAATGAATTTCGGGATTTCGCTCTCAGCAGAATTAGACAACCCGTGGTGCTCAAAGGACAGATAGTGGCGCCACACGAGGCCAGCAATCAGGATATTCAGTGGGCCCGGACCGTTGAATTGGAGTTGGTTCCACATCCTGACCAGCCTAGGCCGGAGATCACCGAAATGGACTTTGGTATGCGGGGAGGCGTGCTACGGATCAAGCTGAGGGCTGCCACAGCCGGTTACATCCTTCGCCAATTGAACGTCGACTGCTCACCCGACCACAGTCTGCGTTCTAAGGAATTCAGGCTGTGGCTAAAAGATTACCAGCCGCTGTGCGGTGTTCAGAATGCTTTGGTGGCGCCCGGCTATCGCTCGCCCGACCAGATCAAAGGAGAGTATTGACGTGGCTTACAACCCAAAACGCGCCCTGGAACTTCTCCGGATCGGATCCGGGAGCGCTGACGCCACATTCCGTGAGGATCAAGAAGATGCCATTCGTCACATTGTCGAAGGCAGAGGCCGCTTGCTCGTAGTGCAGAAAACCGGGTGGGGTAAGAGCTTTGTTTACTTCATTGCGACCAAGTTGCTGCGAGAAGCGGGTGCCGGTCCTGCGCTGCTTATCTCGCCGCTACTGGCACTGATGCGAAATCAAATTACTGCGGCGGAGCGGATGGGAGTTCGCGCGGGCACCATTAATTCCGACAACAGGGACGAGTGGACCTCAGTTGAGGGAGAGCTAGCTAACGGCGAAATCGATATTTTATTGATCTCACCCGAGCGGCTCGCAAGTGAGCGCTTTCGTACTCAGATGCTGGCAGGTATAGCTGCGCAAATTTCTCTGCTGGTCATTGACGAAGCGCACTGCATTTCCGATTGGGGGCATGACTTCCGCCCTCACTATCGACTGCTGGAGCGTATTGTCAAGACTTTACCCTCCAATCTTCGGCTCTTGGCTACTACGGCGACCGCGAACAACAGGGTGATGGACGATCTCACTGCGGTTCTTGGCCCGAACCTTGACGTGTCCCGTGGCGACCTCAATCGCAGCTCTCTTTCGTTGCAGGCCATCCACTTACCCAGCCAGGCCGAGCGACTCGCCTGGCTGGCAGAGCAACTCGTAACGCTGCAGGGTCACGGCATCATCTATACATTGACGGTGAGAGACGCCAATCAAGTGGCTGAATGGCTAAAAGCCCAAGGTTTTAACGTGGCGGCCTACACCGGCGAAACGGGTGACCGTAGAGAGCAACTGGAGCAGGCGCTGCTCAATAACCGAGTAAAAGCGCTGGTTGCGACAACGGCTTTGGGGATGGGTTACGATAAGCCCGATTTGGCGTTTGTGATCCACTACCAAATGCCAGGTTCGGTGGTCGCCTACTATCAGCAGGTTGGTCGCGCGGGACGTGCGTTGGACGCCGCCTATGGCGTGCTGCTCAGTGGCGAGGAAGAGCGCGGCATTATGGACTGGTTTATCCGCAGTGCCTTCCCGACCCGGCAGGAAGTTGCCGATGTTCTTGAGGCGCTTGAAGACGAGCCGAATGGCCTGTCCGTCCCTGAGCTGCTGAGTCGAGTCAACCTCAGCAAGAAGCGAGTCGAGAAGACGATTGCACTTCTCTCACTCGAAGCTCCAGCGCCCATCGCCAAACAAGGCAGTAAATGGCAGCTCACAGCCGCAGTGCTGGGTGAAGGCTTCTGGGATAGAACGGAACGATTGACCGCGTTACGGCTAGCCGAGCACCAGCAAATGGAGGAATATGTTAGACTGCCGTTTGGTGATCACATGGAATTCCTGATCGACGCGCTTGACGGCGACCCGCACAGCGTCACGAAACCAGCCTTACCACCTCTGCCCGCCGTTGTGGATGCTGAGCTGGTCAGAGCTGCCGTCGCATTTCTTCGCCGAACCACCTTGCCTATAGAGCCGCGCAAAAAATGGCCCGATGGTGGGATGCCTTTGTACGATGTTAGGGGCCACATTGCTCCCGCATTCCGAGCTGAACCGGGTAAAGCGTTATGCGTTTGGGGTGATGCCGGCTGGGGGCGCATTGTTCGAGATAACCGGTACCGAGATGGTTACTTTTCGGATCAGCTGGTTCAGGCATGCGCTGAAATGATTGCTCAGTGGCGGCCGCATCCAGTTCCGGAATGGGTCACTGCTATCCCGTCTCTAAAACACCCCGAGATTGTTCCGAATTTCGCAGAAAGACTGGCAGGCTCGCTAGGGCTTCCTTTCCATGAAGTGCTAGTGAAAACGGAAGACAGACCAGAGCAGAAGACCATGGCAAATGCCACTCAGCAAGCACGCAACCTCGACGGTTCGCTCAGATTAGTGGAACTGCCCATTCCTAGTGGGCCCGTTCTCCTCGTGGATGACATTGTCAATTCCCGATGGACCCTCACGGTGGCGGCATGGCTTCTGCGACTGGGGGGGAGTGGTGAGGTGTTCCCAGTGGCCCTTTCACAAACGGGGCATAACGAATAATGCGATCCCTCTCACCTAACACTCAGGCTATCCTTTTACTGACGGCGCCGCTCATTGTTGGACGTGGGGCTCGGTCCCCTGATCTGTTGTCGCCAGGGGAATACAAACGGCTTGCGCAACATTTGCGCGATATTAAGCGCCAGCCAGCAGATCTTGTTTCCCCAGCTGCTCTTGAGGTCATGCGTGAATGCCAACCAGTAATTGACGAGGGGCGCCTGCAGCGATTACTGAAGCGTGGGTTTCTACTGAGTCAGGTGATCGAGCACTGGCAGTCACGTGCAATTTGGGTGGTTAGTCGTGCGGATCCCGAGTACCCACGCCGCTTGAAGGCCCGTCTCAGAGAGGACGCGCCAGCGGTGCTTTACGGTTGTGGCGATATTAGTATATTAGAAACTGGTGGGCTTGCCGTCGTGGGTTCGCGCCGGGTGAGCGATGACTTGGTTGATTACACCATGTCTGTCGGAAGCCTGGCTGCCAGCGCAGGTCGGACCGTCATCTCGGGGGGGGCTAGGGGCGTTGATCAAGCCGCCATGCGAGGTGCTTCGGAATCAGGTGGAAAGGTGATTGGCGTTCTTGCTGAAAACCTTGAAAAGACCGTCATGAATCGTGAGGAAAGAAATCGTTTGCGTGGCGGCAATTTGGTACTCGTTTCTGCTTACGATCCAAGTGCTGGATTTAATGTTGGCCACGCTATGCAGAGAAACAAGCTGATTTACGCATTAGCAGACACCTCACTAGTGGTCAGTTCTGATCTCAAAAAAGGTGGTACTTGGGCGGGCGCCGAAGAGCAGCTCGATAAACTAAAATTCGTGCCGGTCTTCGTTCGATCAACGGGTGAGTCATCTGCCGCTCTGGATGCTCTGCGCGAGAAAGGCGCACTTCCTTGGCCGAACCCACAAGACGTGGCTTCGTTAGATGACGTGTTCAATGTGGCGATGCCTACGACGTTTCCACAGGCCGATTTGCCGTTGTTTTCGAGCGAGGAGGCGCCGTCAGTCGACACTCAGTCATCACCACCTGTTAACGTTGCCGCAGCTGGGCAACTAGCCGCAGTGGTGGAATGCTTGCCATCCATAACGCTAGGTTCAGCTGCACAGGTAGACGTTTCCACGGAAACTCCACAGCCGGAGTTGACCCCAGCCGAAGCGCTCTTTGCAGTCGTGCGTGAAGCCATTCAGCAACTCGCGAGTGAGCCGGTGAAGGACACCGAGGTGGCCGCTGCGTTGGACGTCTCAAACGCGCAGGCCAAGGAATGGCTAACTCGTCTGGTCAAAGAAGGTGTGCTGGAAAAGAAAAAGAAGCCGGTTAGCTATATAGTCAAGCAGAAACGCCTGCTCTAGTAGCTGGGAGAGAATATGAGTACAAGCCGAAGTACGACGGCTTCGATGATATAAGAGAGCCACGTGCTTAGCCGAAATGTCCAGCCAGGCCTAGTACGCAGCTGATTTCGGGGCATGCACTTCCTCACTGTTACTCTCCAAGCGCACCGGCGATGTTTCTTGGTTGGGAATACCAGGAAGCCCTTAATGTTTCCAAATGTTTCCGCCATTGATATCGTTGTGGTGGATTTGGCAGAAAGGGCGGAAACGTCAAAGTCCTAAGAGATGACTACTTACGGCGGCCACCAAGGACTGTGTCCCCATGTGGGACCTAGTGTCATAGAAGGCTACTAGATATGCATATGTCGTCTACGTTGACATTACATGTGGCGTTCATAAAGAGGTCATACTGCTCCTTTGTTGTTTCTCCAAATGCTCCAGACTCGATATACCTTGCCGCGATGTTGTCGGGTCGGTGAATCGGCATTCTTTCCCCGATAGACCTTACCTTTTCATCGTTATTCGTTAACTGGATGATACTGCCGTTCTCCAGAATGTTCCTAAACGTGTTCCAATCATAAAAGTGTATTTCGTCGTGAGTGTATAAATTGAGGAATGGCTGGTTGTGTAGTACGATGAAATGGCTGTTTTCTGGAGTTGCAGAAAAGGCAGGTGTTCGCTTCAGTCTATCTCTAATGCTTTGGTGCATCATGTTGTCCCGTAATACTTTTAGCTGTCTATAGCCTTTCCTGCAGTCATCACCATCATTGGCGAAGAATTTTATTTGCTCCGAGAGATAGGTGGGTGTCCAGGTCAATTTATATTTGATTTGAATGAAAAAAAATAGAGATTTTTCGGTGTCATGGAGTATTACGTCAACATCATAGCCAGTTATTGCGGCTTTCGGGCCCGGTGGGGCGAGCCCCTCATAAGCGGTATAGCCGTAGCGTTGGAGCCCTTTTAGGTGATTCAAAATGTGGTTTTCGAAGGCTTTCGATATGCCGTTAATGAATGTGTCTTCAGGGGAGTAGTATTTTGGATGTAGATATCCCATTAACTTCCTGATGCCGTACCTGAATTGTAAAGTCCCTCTGTGATAATGATCGCCTTTCAAGGATATGAAGTTGCTTGCGAGTCCAAATTGAGGCGGCTGCTGATCCAGCATTCCGTCAATGAATTCAATTGTTTCATCTGGTATAAGTCTTTGCCTATGAATCCAGGATTTTTCGATACGGTCAGAGTGGCGAGACCTTGCTTCGATCAGCACCGCAAGTCCAATGAGATCTCTAATTAATTTGTACTTTGGTTGCCTCCTGAGCTCACTCGTGAGGCAGCTTTGCGATATAGAGAATGCTTTA is a window of Marinimicrobium sp. C6131 DNA encoding:
- a CDS encoding helix-turn-helix transcriptional regulator, with product MPNHKLADLTQPQRDRLAFVELRLRFVGEMRRQDSVARFGIQSAAASRDLALYRDLAPNNIKYDSKGKSYILGAGFRPVFDFPPERVLSWLTQGFGDGEPVRLKAWVASESPSRATPIDLDVLASVTRAIYQECPLGIEHHSISSGRSEREIVPFALIDNGFCWLVRAFDRRTNEFRDFALSRIRQPVVLKGQIVAPHEASNQDIQWARTVELELVPHPDQPRPEITEMDFGMRGGVLRIKLRAATAGYILRQLNVDCSPDHSLRSKEFRLWLKDYQPLCGVQNALVAPGYRSPDQIKGEY
- a CDS encoding DNA-processing protein DprA, which translates into the protein MRDIKRQPADLVSPAALEVMRECQPVIDEGRLQRLLKRGFLLSQVIEHWQSRAIWVVSRADPEYPRRLKARLREDAPAVLYGCGDISILETGGLAVVGSRRVSDDLVDYTMSVGSLAASAGRTVISGGARGVDQAAMRGASESGGKVIGVLAENLEKTVMNREERNRLRGGNLVLVSAYDPSAGFNVGHAMQRNKLIYALADTSLVVSSDLKKGGTWAGAEEQLDKLKFVPVFVRSTGESSAALDALREKGALPWPNPQDVASLDDVFNVAMPTTFPQADLPLFSSEEAPSVDTQSSPPVNVAAAGQLAAVVECLPSITLGSAAQVDVSTETPQPELTPAEALFAVVREAIQQLASEPVKDTEVAAALDVSNAQAKEWLTRLVKEGVLEKKKKPVSYIVKQKRLL
- a CDS encoding RecQ family ATP-dependent DNA helicase, which produces MAYNPKRALELLRIGSGSADATFREDQEDAIRHIVEGRGRLLVVQKTGWGKSFVYFIATKLLREAGAGPALLISPLLALMRNQITAAERMGVRAGTINSDNRDEWTSVEGELANGEIDILLISPERLASERFRTQMLAGIAAQISLLVIDEAHCISDWGHDFRPHYRLLERIVKTLPSNLRLLATTATANNRVMDDLTAVLGPNLDVSRGDLNRSSLSLQAIHLPSQAERLAWLAEQLVTLQGHGIIYTLTVRDANQVAEWLKAQGFNVAAYTGETGDRREQLEQALLNNRVKALVATTALGMGYDKPDLAFVIHYQMPGSVVAYYQQVGRAGRALDAAYGVLLSGEEERGIMDWFIRSAFPTRQEVADVLEALEDEPNGLSVPELLSRVNLSKKRVEKTIALLSLEAPAPIAKQGSKWQLTAAVLGEGFWDRTERLTALRLAEHQQMEEYVRLPFGDHMEFLIDALDGDPHSVTKPALPPLPAVVDAELVRAAVAFLRRTTLPIEPRKKWPDGGMPLYDVRGHIAPAFRAEPGKALCVWGDAGWGRIVRDNRYRDGYFSDQLVQACAEMIAQWRPHPVPEWVTAIPSLKHPEIVPNFAERLAGSLGLPFHEVLVKTEDRPEQKTMANATQQARNLDGSLRLVELPIPSGPVLLVDDIVNSRWTLTVAAWLLRLGGSGEVFPVALSQTGHNE
- a CDS encoding DUF932 domain-containing protein, with the protein product MAHLVENMAYVGQTPWHGLGRQLDTGLPIDDWVIQAGMDWEIQESPVRFIAGQREYLGEIKPFDDHKVLYRSDTHDPLSVVGNRYKVVQPREILEFYRDLTERSGFELETAGVLKGGRKLWALARTGQYTTLKGKDTTKGYVLLATACDGTMATTAQFTSVRVVCNNTLAVALGSGAGAVKVPHRSVFDAKAVKRSLGITVSAWDEFMYRMKHLSNRSVKDSEAHHFLLRVMGDPDKVSISKGTERNMARVQALYDGQGLGADLASSRGTAYGLLNAVTQFVDHERRARSQDNRLDSAWFGQGAALKGRALDEALLMVA